The following proteins come from a genomic window of Pleuronectes platessa chromosome 2, fPlePla1.1, whole genome shotgun sequence:
- the LOC128449038 gene encoding semaphorin-3D, with protein MKPPPPSVSSPLSELRNSSGVFWTGGVSGGYESMLLDEDHGWLLVGGKDHIYLLRPDRLDLPSRSVYWPAATEHVEHCRLAGKSLETDCANFVRLLQPFNKTHVYACGTGAFQPQCTYLHLGPSTEEPLFMLSHAVESGRGKCPFSPREPFTARLTDGELYAGTSVDFMGANAAIFRTTIQGSSQHYIRTEAYDHNWLNEPEFIASFSIPDTHSPDDDKVYFFFKEKAVEAGQWDKRVYSRVARVCKNDVGGRRSLINRWTTFLKARLVCSVPGPSGVDTHFDELEDIFVLETKDPQNPTIYGVFSTSSSVFRGSAVCVYSMASIRAAFNGPFAHKEGPDYRWVEFKGHIPYPRPGACPSETYDALHKSTKDFPDEVVSFMRQHQLMWEPVPPLGGRPIITRVNAPCMFKRVVVDRVEAEDGPYDVLHLGTDDGKVVKVVSVITDSWDPEEIILEELSVFKSPTPVLSMELSTKRQQLYVSSELGVAQLGLQRCELYGTDCAECCLARDPYCSWDGQTCSRFFPSSKRRARRQDVKYGDPWSQCPVTEDDSASVEEKSLYGVEGNSTFLECVPRSPQAELRWTSSSKTTEDRRPLSDDHRSLHMKRGLLVQRLELADAGLYTCTSHEHSYSQVLARYRLHIIPNHSLHPAAPHQQSQGPSHGKTGPAGGALPVFPGPPPPASLPGLRNSWLPQHRSYKDLHMVGSNSLSVDEYCEQLWYREKRRQQKLRTLKLKQESRKARVRRNNPPEPPL; from the exons atgaagcccccccccccgtctgtttcttctcctctgtcagagTTGAGGAACAGCTCGGGCGTCTTCTGGACGGGTGGAGTCAGCGGCGGCTACGAGTCGATGCTGCTGGACGAGGATCACGGTTGGCTGCTGGTCGGAGGCAAAGACCACATCTACCTGCTGAGGCCCGACCGCCTGGACCTGCCCTCACGTTCG GTTTACTGGCCGGCTGCCACAGAACATGTGGAGCACTGCAGGCTGGCAGGAAAGAGTCTGGAG acgGACTGTGCCAACTTTGTCCGGCTGCTGCAGCCGTTCAACAAGACTCATGTGTACGCCTGTGGCACCGGAGCCTTCCAGCCACAGTGCACCTACCTGCACCTGGGACCCAGCACAGAG gagccGTTGTTCATGTTGTCTCACGCGGTCGAGTCAGGACGAGGAAAATGTCCCTTCAGTCCCAGAGAGCCGTTCACAGCCAGACTGACTG ATGGTGAACTGTACGCTGGGACCTCGGTGGACTTCATGGGAGCAAATGCTGCGATCTTCCGCACGACGATCCAGGGCAGCAGTCAACACTACATCCGCACCGAAGCCTACGACCACAACTGGCTGAACG AGCCAGAGTTCATCGCCTCCTTCTCCATCCCGGACACTCACAGTCCCGACGACGACAAGGTTTACTTCTTCTTCAAGGAGAAGGCGGTGGAGGCGGGCCAGTGGGACAAGAGGGTTTATAGTCGTGTGGCTCGAGTCTGCAAG AACGACgtcggagggaggaggagtctgATCAACCGCTGGACGACCTTCCTCAAAGCCCGACTCGTCTGTTCTGTCCCCGGACCGTCCGGGGTGGACACGCACTTCGATGAGCTGG AGGACATTTTTGTTCTGGAAACCAAAGACCCTCAAAATCCAACCATCTACGGCGTCTTCAGCACGTCCAG TTCTGTATTTCGTGGTTCGGCCGTGTGTGTCTACTCCATGGCGTCGATCCGTGCAGCTTTCAACGGACCGTTTGCCCATAAAGAAGGTCCCGACTATCGCTGGGTGGAGTTCAAAGGTCACATCCCATATCCCAGACCTGGAGCT TGTCCCAGTGAGACCTACGACGCTCTCCACAAATCCACCAAGGACTTCCCAGACGAGGTGGTGAGCTTCATGCGGCAGCATCAGCTGATGTGGGAGCCGGTCCCGCCCCTCGGAGGCCGACCAATCATAACCCGGGTCAACGCGCCCTGCATGTTCAAGAGAGTGGTGGTGGACAGGGTGGAGGCCGAGGACGGACCTTACGACGTCTTACACCTGGGAacag ATGATGGGAAGGTGGTGAAGGTGGTGTCGGTCATCACAGACTCCTGGGACCCAGAGGAGATCattctggaggagctgagcgtCTTCAAG AGTCCGACTCCCGTCCTGAGCATGGAGCTGTCCACCAAGAGG cagcagctgtacGTGTCCAGCGAGCTCGGCGTGGCCCAGCTGGGGCTCCAGAGGTGCGAGCTGTACGGGACGGACTGTGCTGAGTGTTGTCTGGCCAGGGACCCCTACTGCTCCTGGGATGGACAGACCTGCTCCAGGTTCTTCCCCAGCAGCAAGAG GAGGGCTCGGAGACAGGATGTGAAGTATGGAGACCCCTGGAGTCAGTGCCCAGTCACAGAGGACG ACTCTgcctctgtggaggagaagtCTCTGTACGGCGTAGAAGGAAACTCCACCTTCCTGGAGTGCGTTCCTCGGTCGCCTCAGGCCGAGCTCCGGTGGACGAGCAGCTCGAAGACAACTGAGGACAGA cgtCCTCTCAGCGATGACCACCGCTCTCTCCACATGAAGCGTGGGTTGCTGGTTCAACGCCTAGAGCTGGCTGACGCAGGCCTCTACACCTGCACCAGCCACGAGCACTCCTACAGCCAGGTCCTGGCCCGATACCGCCTTCACATCATCCCCAACCACAGCCTCCACCCGGCTGCCCCACACCAGCAGAGCCAGGGCCCCAGCCACGGGAAGACTGGCCCGGCGGGGGGGGCCCTACCCGTGTTCCCGGGCCCTCCCCCCCCGGCGTCTCTGCCGGGACTCAGGAACTCGTGGCTGCCGCAGCACCGGAGCTACAAGGACCTGCACATGGTGGGGAGCAACAGTCTGAGCGTGGACGAGTACTGTGAGCAGCTGTGGTACCGAGAGAAGCGCCGGCAGCAGAAGCTCCGCACTCTGAAGCTGAAACAGGAGAGCAGGAAAGCTCGGGTGAGGAGGAACAACCCCCCCGAGCCTCCTCTCTAG